The following proteins are encoded in a genomic region of Amyelois transitella isolate CPQ chromosome 14, ilAmyTran1.1, whole genome shotgun sequence:
- the LOC106132245 gene encoding transportin-3 — protein MEVPSMDTIYQAISALYDNPNANEKEKASLWLGDVQKSIHSWKIADELLQRKKDVQSCYFAAQTMRSKVQHNLSELSSEAVVSLRDSLVAHLEGTSPDTSSPILTQLCLALADLALQMPAWQNCVSDLIKSFTNKNDFALLEILTVLPQEIDSSSLKLGENRRESIKSELRSNSYTVTTFLKDSIISSQNTNVALKIIKCMTSWIQVRAVNIQEVPNNAVIAFCMQVLRDHNSINTLHDAASDCICALLHCLEDNNNNEDVERLLFESVSALEESYHMAVAHEEEEKAANYARVFTELAETFLEKIISSAMTGTSHFAGRSLELALVCVGHHDYEVAEITFNLWYRLSEEVYQNDYQGLTDTFKPHIERLIEALARHCQCEPDLPNLPDEGDEFFEFRMKVMGLIKDVVFIVGSSSVFRQMFTALQANISWEQTEAALFVMQAVAKNIVPEEYEYVPKVVEAILSMPDNTHIAVRKTCILLLGELCEWIEKHPSGLEPSLQFLVRALQEEQLAYAAATALQNICSACRSSAGAHVPLLLEANRLAVRLALPPPPATALARALAAAISSLPPDQLSLAMREATAFQLRGLAALLQAGAPPARGSASDPAAWLDRLAALFRDVRPAPAPQHPCLPACSDAWPVLHQTLTKHALEPRVVERACRAVRFVLRCAGAHGAALLPALAPALQQLYARRPHSCVLYVASILVDELAAAPACRAPLLALLQALLPRAFQLLQQENGLKDNPDTVDDLFRLCIRFLQRTPLELLSSGAMPAIAQCAALAAKLDHRDANSSVMKFLQDLLRASHHPHDAVRALADEAISTYGPELTASLIEASVLHLHSYMLSEVAEVLVELVGWQRARGLDWLRGALAALPSDRAAAPSEVQCWQFHQCAMRTEKCKEMTRLLRDFARLYR, from the exons ATGGAGGTCCCTTCTATGGACACCATTTACCAGGCTATTAGTGCACTGTATGATAACCCCAATgctaatgaaaaagaaaaagccTCCCTTTGGCTGGGAGACGTACAAAAATCC ATACATTCTTGGAAAATAGCTGATGAATTGTTACAACGGAAGAAAGATGTTCAATCGTGTTATTTTGCGGCGCAGACTATGAGGTCGAAAGTGCAGCATAATTTATCTGAATTGTCTTCAGAGGCTGTGGTATCACTAAGAGACTCTTTAGTGGCCCATTTAGAGGGCACATCACCAGACACAAGTTCGCCGATTCTAACGCAGCTTTGCCTGGCGCTAGCAGACTTAGCACTGCAGATGCCTGCCTGGCAAAACTGTGTAAGTGATCttataaaatcatttacaaataaaaatgacttCGCGTTATTAGAAATCTTAACAGTACTACCTCAAGAAATAGACTCATCAAGTCTTAAGCTCGGTGAAAATAGGCGAGAAAGTATCAAATCAGAATTAAGGTCAAATTCTTATACAGTGACTACTTTTCTCAAGGACAGTATAATAAGTTCACAGAATACAAATGTAGCTTTGAAGATAATTAAATGTATGACTTCTTGGATACAAGTGAGAGCAGTGAACATACAAGAGGTGCCCAATAATGCCGTTATAGCATTCTGCATGCAAGTTTTACGTGATCACAATTCTATTAATACGTTACATGATGCAGCTTCAGATTGTATATGTGCATTGTTGCATTGTTTAgaggataataataataatgaagatGTTGAGAGGTTATTGTTCGAAAGTGTATCGGCTCTGGAGGAGAGTTACCACATGGCCGTAGCTCAcgaggaagaagaaaaagcGGCAAACTATGCGAGAGTGTTTACAGAGTTGGCAGAAACTTTTCTagagaaaataatttcatcagcAATGACTGGTACAAGTCATTTTGCTGGGAGATCACTAGAACTGGCTTTGGTTTGTGTTGGACATCATGATTATGAG gtgGCTGAAATCACCTTTAACCTATGGTACCGGCTGTCCGAGGAGGTGTATCAGAACGACTACCAGGGGCTGACGGATACGTTCAAACCCCACATCGAGAGGCTGATCGAAGCTCTAGCGAGGCACTGTCAGTGTGAACCGGATTTACCCAATTTGCCTGATGAAGGAGACGAGTTCTTT GAGTTCCGAATGAAGGTGATGGGCCTGATAAAAGACGTCGTGTTCATCGTGGGCTCCAGCTCGGTGTTCAGACAGATGTTCACAGCGCTCCAAGCGAACATATCGTGGGAGCAGACCGAGGCTGCCTTGTTTGTGATGCAGGCGGTCGCCAAGAACATAGTGCC CGAGGAATACGAGTACGTACCAAAAGTGGTGGAGGCGATCCTCTCGATGCCCGACAACACCCACATAGCGGTCAGGAAGACCTGCATCCTGCTGCTGGGGGAGCTGTGCGAGTGGATAGAGAAGCATCCCTCGGGCCTGGAGCCCTCCCTTCAGTTCCTGGTGCGGGCGCTGCAAGAGGAACAGCTGGCGTATGCAGCCGCTACTGCTCTGCAG AACATCTGTTCTGCGTGCCGGTCGTCTGCGGGTGCGCACGTGCCGCTGCTGCTGGAGGCGAACCGGCTGGCGGTGCGGCTGGCgctgccgccgccgcccgccacCGCGCTGGCGCGCGCGCTGGCCGCCGCCATCAGCAGCCTGCCCCCCGACCAG CTGTCGCTGGCGATGCGCGAGGCCACCGCGTTCCAGCTGCGCGGGCTGGCGGCGCTGCTGCAGGCGGGCGCGCCGCCGGCGCGGGGCTCCGCTAGTGACCCGGCCGCGTGGCTGGACCGGCTGGCGGCGCTGTTCCGCGACGTGcggcccgcgcccgcgccgcagCACCCGTGCCTGCCCGCCTGCAGCGACGCCTGGCCGGTGCTGCACCAGACTCTCACCAA ACACGCGCTGGAGCCGCGCGTGGTGGAGCGCGCGTGCCGCGCCGTGCGCTTCGTGCTGCGCTGCGCGGGCGCGCACGGCGCGGCGCTGCTGCCGGCGCTGGCGCCCGCGCTGCAGCAGCTGTACGCGCGGCGCCCGCACTCGTGCGTGCTGTACGTGGCCAGCATCCTGGTGGACGAGCTGGCGGCCGCGCCCGCGTGCCGCGCGCCGCTGCTGGCGCTGCTGCAGGCGCTGCTGCCGCGCGCCTTCCAGCTGCTGCAGCAGGAGAACGGGCTCAAGGACAACCCCGATACAGTCGATGATCTCTTCCGCTTGTGTATACG GTTTCTCCAGCGCACCCCCCTGGAGCTGCTGTCGTCGGGCGCCATGCCGGCCATCGCGCAGTGCGCGGCGCTGGCGGCCAAGCTGGACCACCGCGACGCCAACTCCTCCGTCATGAAGTTCCTGCAGGACCTGCTCCGCGCCAGCCACCACCCGCACGACGCCGTCAGAG CGCTAGCCGACGAGGCGATATCGACGTACGGCCCCGAGCTGACCGCCAGCCTGATAGAAGCCAGCGTGCTGCACCTCCACTCGTACATGCTGTCTGAAGTAGCTGAGGTGCTGGTGGAGCTGGTGGGGTGGCAGCGCGCGCGCGGGCTGGACTGGCTGCGCGGCGCGCTGGCGGCGTTACCCAGTGACCGCGCGGCCGCGCCCAGCGAGGTGCAGTGCTGGCAGTTCCATCAGTGCGCTATGAG GACAGAAAAATGCAAAGAGATGACGCGTCTCCTCCGAGACTTCGCTCGGCTCTACCGATAA
- the LOC106132316 gene encoding chromatin assembly factor 1 subunit B, producing the protein MKFAIPEISWHNRDPVLSLDFQPKCESDDHLRLATGGTDTHVLIWYLTTSEAGSVNLEVAADLTRHQKAVNVVRWSPNGQMLASGDDEAIIFIWKQKTDKEPVQNLEQGEEQYKESWVVYKTLRGHMEDVLDISWSGDSNHLASGSVDNKLLVWDVHRGRYSCILSDHKGFVQGVSWDPQGQLIATASSDRVFRTFDVATKKVTSRSSKAVLPFPKEHPLHDVKVRLYHDDTLQTYFRRLEFSPDGLLLAVPAGRAEPEHGKLGGRPLDAVYIYTRYSLKVPCCVVPCAEPALAVRWSHARLRPRPGAPALPGARHVLCVASKRAVLLYDTHQKTPIALVSNIHYTRLTDVSWSRCGRALAVSSTDGFCSLLTFGAAELGEPEEDHQEGTHTEPMEVEGAEAQKPEIQKEKTPEKEAKPTNNLQKIDSFVKFKAPSKKSQPGPKTPVKIDVLEEVAMPSWSDNSNQEIKRQVNESMDVDEKPSDIIHIEDSEDIKLVYEETETKSDDQSPNKSPKDVKISPERVEKSPKNSEKLLKSGEKSVKDSKVAKTEATGNTESPKSSKDNNFFKQAKVTDVKEPISVKAVASPKAPRRVSFVTLSSPKNKKKC; encoded by the exons ATGAAGTTCGCTATTCCAGAAATATCGTGGCATAATAGAGATCCCGTTTTGAGTTTAGATTTTCAGCCAAAATGTGAATCAGATGACCATCTAAGACTTGCCACTGGGGGCACAGATACTCATGTTttg ATTTGGTATTTGACAACATCAGAGGCCGGATCAGTAAATCTAGAAGTAGCAGCGGACCTTACAAGACATCAGAAAGCCGTGAACGTAGTGCGGTGGTCTCCAAATGGCCAAATGTTGGCATCAGGCGATGATGAAGCAATCATCTTCATTTGGAAGCAGAAGACTGATAAAGAACCAGTTCAGAACTTGGAACAAGGAGAGGAACAATACAAGGAGAGTTGGGTTGTTTataag ACACTCCGGGGACACATGGAGGATGTGTTAGACATCAGTTGGAGCGGGGACTCCAACCACCTCGCATCAGGGTCCGTTGACAACAAACTGTTGGTGTGGGACGTCCACCGTGGCAGATATAGTTGCATACTATCAGACCACAAGGGCTTCGTGCAGGGAGTCTCCTGGGATCCCCAGGGACAGCTCATAGCCACAGCCAGTTCAGACAG GGTGTTCAGAACATTCGACGTGGCCACGAAGAAGGTGACCTCCCGCAGCAGCAAAGCTGTCCTGCCGTTCCCGAAGGAGCACCCGCTACATGATGTTAAAGTCCGCCTTTATCATGACGACACACTGCAGACATACTTTAG GCGGCTGGAGTTCAGCCCCGACGGGCTGCTGCTGGCGGTGCCGGCGGGCCGCGCGGAGCCCGAGCACGGCAAGCTGGGCGGCCGGCCCCTCGACGCCGTCTACATCTACACCAGATACTCTTTGAAAGT GCCGTGCTGCGTGGTGCCGTGCGCGGAGCCCGCGCTGGCCGTGCGCTGGAGCCACGCGCGCCTGCGGCCGCGCCCCGGAGCCCCCGCCCTCCCCGGCGCCCGCCATGTCCTGTGCGTGGCCTCCAAGCGCGCCGTGCTGCTGTACGACACCCACCAGAAGACGCCCATCGCGCTCGTCTCCAATATACACTATACGAG GCTGACGGACGTGTCGTGGTCTCGCTGCGGGCGCGCGCTGGCGGTGTCCAGCACCGACGGCTTCTGCTCGCTGCTCACCTTCGGCGCGGCCGAGCTCGGGGAGCCCGAGGAGGACCACCAGGAAGGCACCCACACTG aaCCAATGGAAGTGGAAGGAGCCGAGGCACAAAAACCGGAAatccaaaaagaaaaaacaccAGAAAAAGAGGCAAAACCAACGAATAATTTACAGAAAATCGACTCTTTCGTCAAATTTAAAGCTCCGAGTAAAAAATCTCAGCCGGGGCCCAAAACACCCGTGAAAATAGACGTTTTAGAAGAAGTTGCCATGCCTTCCTGGTCCGATAACTCTAATCAGGAAATCAAACGACAAGTCAACGAATCTATGGATGTGGATGAGAAACCTAGTGATATAATACACATTGAGGACAGTGAAGACATCAAATTGGTTTACGAAGAGACTGAAACAAAGTCAGACGATCAATCACCAAACAAATCCCCTAAAGATGTAAAAATATCTCCAGAACGTGTCGAGAAATCACCTAAAAATTCAGAAAAACTACTGAAAAGTGGTGAAAAATCTGTAAAAGATTCTAAAGTTGCAAAAACGGAGGCGACTGGTAACACTGAAAGTCCAAAAAGCTCGAAGGACAACAATTTCTTTAAGCAAGCCAAAGTGACCGATGTTAAAGAGCCTATTTCTGTGAAAGCTGTGGCTAGTCCGAAAGCCCCGAGGAGAGTTAGCTTCGTGACTCTGTCCAGTCCTAAGAATAAGAAGAAGtgttaa